A genomic segment from Aegilops tauschii subsp. strangulata cultivar AL8/78 chromosome 1, Aet v6.0, whole genome shotgun sequence encodes:
- the LOC109775390 gene encoding myb-related protein P-like, which yields MGRAPCCEKVGLKRGRWTAKEDDTLAKYIAGHGEGSWRSLPKNAGLLRCGKSCRLRWVNYLRDGVRRGNFSKEEDDLIVKLHATLGNRWSLIASYLPGRTDNEIKNYWNAHLSRQIHSFRHTYTAGKETTITIDMNKLSAASKRRGGRAPRSRTKKQPVLEPTKSMECSRPVGDISSSTSSLPQGNSETMLDQNQPINIITNDTPCSEEPMVMDPIDLNGGVLEPNYANNSMDQIGILQECGEIEAMLSSIDDMPASVLTSIEHGGHSPRVEDLLDMEWEGFASLLCDLPAQNDRLQESGAAGNERLRVGRA from the exons ATGGGGAGGGCGCCTTGCTGCGAGAAGGTGGGGCTGAAGCGAGGAAGGTGGACGGCGAAGGAGGATGACACTCTCGCAAAATACATTGCTGGGCACGGCGAGGGCTCATGGAGGTCTCTGCCCAAGAATGCGG GGCTACTGAGGTGTGGCAAGAGCTGCAGGCTACGGTGGGTCAACTACCTGAGGGACGGGGTGAGGAGGGGCAACTTCTCTAAGGAGGAAGACGATCTCATCGTCAAGCTCCATGCTACATTAGGCAACAG ATGGTCACTGATCGCCAGTTACTTGCCAGGGCGGACTGACAACGAGATCAAGAATTACTGGAACGCGCATCTTAGCCGGCAGATCCACAGCTTCCGGCACACGTACACCGCTGGCAAGGAAACCACCATAACCATCGACATGAACAAGCTTTCCGCCGCTTCGAAGCGGCGAGGCGGCCGGGCGCCCAGGAGCAGGACGAAGAAGCAGCCGGTGCTTGAGCCGACCAAGTCAATGGAATGCTCTAGGCCGGTTGGTGACATATCATCGTCAACATCAAGCCTACCTCAGGGCAACTCGGAAACTATGTTAGACCAGAACCAGCCGATCAACATCATCACTAATGATACACCCTGCAGTGAGGAGCCCATGGTCATGGACCCCATAGATCTGAATGGTGGTGTCCTGGAGCCCAACTACGCGAACAACTCAATGGATCAGATTGGGATTTTGCAGGAGTGTGGGGAGATTGAGGCCATGTTATCAAGCATCGACGACATGCCAGCTAGTGTGCTGACTAGCATCGAGCACGGAGGCCACTCTCCTCGGGTTGAGGATCTGCTGGACATGGAATGGGAGGGTTTTGCATCCCTCCTATGCGACCTTCCAGCCCAGAATGATCGCCTCCAAGAGAGCGGAGCCGCAGGCAACGAGAGGCTCCGAGTCGGACGAGCTTGA